The Pseudomonas multiresinivorans DNA window CGGGCCAGTGTCGAAAAAGTGTCGAAGCCCTCGACGCAAGCCTGCTTCCGTTCCCTCAGCGCCTGCAGCAAAATGCCACGAGCATGGACAGCCTGAGCAGCAACGGATGCGCACTCACTACGTTTTGATCGATTACGAAAGCATTCCCGTCAGATCACTCGATCTACTGCAGGAAGCGCACTTTCGCTTGCGGGTTTTCCTGGGGCCGAACAACTCCAAGTTATCGACTGACCTCATTATCGGAATTCAGCGAATGGGGGAGCGCGCCGACTACATCCGGATCGACGCAGCAGGTCCCAACGCACTCGACTTCCACATTGCCTACTACCTGGGGCGCTTCGCCCTGGAAGATCCCACGGCGTCCTTCCACGTCATATCGGCTGACAAGGGCTTCGATCCCCTCCTGAAGCACCTGGAGAGCAAAGGCATCCTGGCGACCAGGTCCGAAAGCATCGAAGCCATGCCGTGCTTCAAGGAGCTTCCCGCCTTGCAGGCCACCCTGGCTGCCAGTGCCGCAAGTGCCCAGGCCGCCAAGCCGGTCAAGAAAGCACCGGTAAAGACCGCTCCCGCGAACGATGCGCACCTGAAGACAGTCATGGTCGACCTAGTGCGTCGCAAGGCTTCAAAACCGGCCTCCACCAAAACGCTGATCAGCACCATCCGAGCAACCCTCGGCAAGGACGTCCCCGTAATAGAGGCTGATCGCGTTTACCAGGCGCTGTGCAAGCAAGGCTTTGTGAAGGTGAAAGGGCAGAAGGTCACCTATTCACTGCCAGAGCGTGTTTAGCGTTCTCAGCGGATTGAACCGAACCGCATCCTGCAGGTGATCCGGCGACAGGTGTGCATAGCGCATCGTCATCGCCAACGACGTATGCCCCAGGATTTTCTGCAGCGTGAGGATATTCCCGCCATTCATCATGAAGTGCGACGCGAAGGTGTGGCGCAGGACGTGGGACGCTTGGCCAGCGGGAAGGGCAATACAAGTCTTGATGGTTTGATCGAAGCTGTTACGGCAGTTCGAGAAAGTCCCGTACCTGGTGAAGTGATCCTGCAGGGCGTCCTCAAGGACGCTATCGATAGGCACCGACCGAGCCCGCTTCGACTTCGTGTTCACGAACGTCACGCATCTGCCGCGCACTCGTCCAGGAACAAGCCCCTCAGCCTCTCCCCATCGCGCTCCCGTCGCCAGGCAGACCCTCGCCACCATTTCCACGTGCGGCGTCTTACAGCGCTTCCTGATGGCCTCAAACAGCGTGCGGATCTGTTCCTCAACCAACCAGGTCAACTCCCGCTCCTGGAGCTTGAGCAACTTCACCCGCTGCAGCGGGTTCGCATAGTCAATCTCGCCCAACTGGTGCAGTTCGTTGTACACCGCCCGCAGATATCCCAGCCGGTTATTCAACGTCTTGCCATGCGCCCCTGCTGCCAGCTGCTGCGCTCGGTATTCAGTGTACTGATTGCCCGTCAGCTGCAGCGCTACCGGGTCGCCCAGGTCCTCGGTCAGCTGCAGTAACAGCCGAGTGCGGTTCTCGCCGTCGCTCAGCGCATGACCATGCAGAACGCTCCAGCGCTCGACTAACTCGGACAGTCGCCGGCGATCCTTAGGCTGAGGGTTCCATTCCGGGTTCTGCGCCAAGCGCTGGCGCATCAAGGCTTCGAAGCGTTGTGCTTCGGCTTTGGTTCTGAACTGTCTCCGATAGCGCTTTCCTTTCACCGGCTCGACGTCGACCAGCC harbors:
- a CDS encoding PIN domain-containing protein, which codes for MRTHYVLIDYESIPVRSLDLLQEAHFRLRVFLGPNNSKLSTDLIIGIQRMGERADYIRIDAAGPNALDFHIAYYLGRFALEDPTASFHVISADKGFDPLLKHLESKGILATRSESIEAMPCFKELPALQATLAASAASAQAAKPVKKAPVKTAPANDAHLKTVMVDLVRRKASKPASTKTLISTIRATLGKDVPVIEADRVYQALCKQGFVKVKGQKVTYSLPERV
- a CDS encoding tyrosine-type recombinase/integrase, which codes for MGIEHLENGRWLVDVEPVKGKRYRRQFRTKAEAQRFEALMRQRLAQNPEWNPQPKDRRRLSELVERWSVLHGHALSDGENRTRLLLQLTEDLGDPVALQLTGNQYTEYRAQQLAAGAHGKTLNNRLGYLRAVYNELHQLGEIDYANPLQRVKLLKLQERELTWLVEEQIRTLFEAIRKRCKTPHVEMVARVCLATGARWGEAEGLVPGRVRGRCVTFVNTKSKRARSVPIDSVLEDALQDHFTRYGTFSNCRNSFDQTIKTCIALPAGQASHVLRHTFASHFMMNGGNILTLQKILGHTSLAMTMRYAHLSPDHLQDAVRFNPLRTLNTLWQ